The DNA sequence GCATGACCGTATTCATCTCACCCGGGTCCACCATGTTCATCCTTACATTCGTTCCTTCTAGTTCATCTGCCCAGGTTTGTGTAAGCCCTTCTACTGCAAATTTCGAAATTCCATATGCCCCCCATTCACCGAAGCCCGTTTTCCCAGCTTCCGATGTGACGTTGATGATGGAGCCTTCGTTTTTCACCAGCATTCCCGGGAGCACCCGTTTCGTCACGATGAATGGATTGAAGACATTAATTTTCAAAACATCCAGAAAGTCTTGTTCAGGATAGTCGTTCAGCAAGGTCGGCCCAGGTCCAAAAATCGAAGCATTGTTGATCAGAACATCTATCTGTCCGAACTTCGCTTCCGCCAATGAAACAAATCTCTCGACATCTTCTACTTTGGAAACATCCGCCGTCACTGCCAGCACCTCAGTCCCAAGTGCGCTTAGTTCCTCCTGCACCTTTCTGAGGCCGCTTTCCCCTTTTGCACAGATAGCAAGGTTCGCTCCTTCCTTGGCAAATGCCAAAGCCAACGCTCTTCCCAGTCCCCTGGATGCCCCAGTGATCATAACGGTTTTTTTATCATTCAATTTCATGTTTCTTTCCCCTTTCACTCTCGTTTTCTTACTCTTATTGTAAGAAGATTATGGATTGAAGAAATCCAAAAAAAGAGTGAAAAACACCTACAATATTCGGATGAACTTTC is a window from the Falsibacillus pallidus genome containing:
- a CDS encoding SDR family NAD(P)-dependent oxidoreductase codes for the protein MKLNDKKTVMITGASRGLGRALALAFAKEGANLAICAKGESGLRKVQEELSALGTEVLAVTADVSKVEDVERFVSLAEAKFGQIDVLINNASIFGPGPTLLNDYPEQDFLDVLKINVFNPFIVTKRVLPGMLVKNEGSIINVTSEAGKTGFGEWGAYGISKFAVEGLTQTWADELEGTNVRMNMVDPGEMNTVMHDIAVPGCDYELADPNDVVDVFLYLGSDASKGISGERFEAQNFSLEGSVE